The segment CGAACCCTGCGGCGTATCGGATAGTCGCCGGTCCGAGCCGATGGTGGAAAGCATCCTCAGAATCTTCTGCAGATCCAAGAGCACCCCTTGCTCCAATACCCGTCGGCCAATCTCAACGGCCACGGTGTTGAACAGTTTGAGACGAATCAAACCGGCGGAGCGTTCCTCCTCTCCCGCAGCATAGGTGATGCCCTGGCGGAACCCCGCTACCGGACTGCATCGTCCCATACAAATACCCACAAGCCCCGGCAACGCACCGGCCAACGCCAATTCATCGCCATCCCCCAGTACAGCCTGTTCCAGCTCGTCTACAGGACTGCCGTTGACGAACACCGTTCGAATACGTTGTTCGATATACCCCGCGTCCAAACGCAAACGATTTCGCAAGACACTCTGCACGGTCTCCCCCGCTCCACAGGGAAACAGCACACCATGCCCGAACACGCCCAGCAGCGATCCGGAAAAAGCGCTCGGCAACCGTATTTCGATTTTTCCAATGACATCCATATGACATCCACCTCCCCGTGAACCATGCCTGCCTCCGCGGTACAGGTCAATATCATGCCCACTCATACATAATTAAAATATATTGACTTTTTTACCACAAGAAGGTGTCATCCAGTTGTAAAAGTCAAGACGATCCGCGCTGAACCGCGGACAGGATACAAACACAGGAGAAGGACACATGAAGATTCTTCGCATCAATACCCGCACCAGGGAATTTACGTATGAGGAGCCGGGAAAATATTTGGGCCTCGGTGGTCGAGCCTTGACCTCCCGTCTGGTCAAAGAGGAAGTGCCCGCCACCTGTGATGCGCTTTCCGCCGACAACAAGCTCGTTGCCGCGGGCGGCGTGCTGACCGGAACCGCTGCCGCCAACTCCGGCCGCCTGTCCGTTGGAGCCAAATCCCCGCTCACGGGAACCATCAAGGAATCCAACACTGGTGGTTCCTTTGCCCAAAAGCTGGCGAAACTTGGAATCCTCGCCTTGGTGCTGGAAGACAAACCCGACGATGGTGCCTGGTTCAACATCCTCGTGACCAAGGACGGCGTGGAAATCGTGGAGACAGGCGATATGCTCGGCCTGGGGACGTATGACTCCATGGACAAGGTCCGCGACCGCTACGGCAAAAAGGCCTGCGGCATGATCGTTGGCCCGGCCGGCGAAAAATTGCGTCGCGCCGCTTCCATCCAATTCTCCGACCCTGAAGGACGCCCGGCGCGCGCAGCTGGTCGTGGCGGCCTGGGGGCGGTTATGGGATCCAAACAAATCAAGGCCATCGTGCTCGACGACTCGGGCTGCTCCATGGTCGCTTCTGCGGACAAGGACGCTTTCCGTGCCGCCAACAAACGTTGGGTCGAAATCCTCAAGGGGCACCCCGTCACTTCCGAAGGGTTGCCCGCATTCGGCACGTCCATCCTGGTCAACATCATCAATGAGGCAGGTGCCCTGCCCACCAAAAACTTCCGGCACGGTCGCTTTGAACATGCTGCGGACATTTCCGGTGAGACCATTGCCGAAACCATCAAACAGCGCGGCGGCAAGACCAAGCACGGCTGCCACCCCGGTTGCGTAATCCAATGCTCCCAGGAATATGTGGACGCTGCGGGAAAATACCTGACCTCCGGTTTTGAATACGAAACCGTTTGGGGCTTCGGTGCCAACACCTTGATCAAGGACATCGACACCATCGCCACACTGGACCGCATTTGCGACGACATGGGACTGGACACCATCGACATGGGCGGCGCCCTGGGCGTGGCCATGGAAGGCGGAGCCATCGAATGGGGTGACGGCGAAACCTGCAAGGAATTGCTCCGCAAAGTCGCCACAGATGACGACCTTGCTGCCACCATTGGCGACGGCACCGCCGCCACCGGCAAGAAACTCGGCGTAACCCGTGTTCCCGTGGTTAAGGGACAATCCCTGCCCGCGTATGATCCCCGGGCCGTCAAGGGTGTTGGCGTTACCTACGCCACCACCACCATGGGCGCTGACCACACCGCAGGATACGCGGTTTGCCAAAACATCCTCAAAGTTGGTGGCGACGTGAACCCCCTGGACAAGATGGGCCAGGTGGAGACGTCCAAAAACCTGCAGATCGCCACGGCCGCCCTGGACGCAGCCGGGCTGTGCATCTTCGTCGCCTTTGCCGTGCTTGATGCCGAGGACGGAGTGTCCACCATCGCGGATATGGTGTCGGCCCACATCGGCCAACCCTTTACCGTGGAGGACGTGGTCAAGCTCGGCACCAGCGTATTGGAGGACGAAATCGACTTCAACACCGCCGCCGGATTCACCAAGGATGACGACCAGCTGCCTGCCTTCTTCTCCGAGGAAACCTTGGAGCCGCATGGCGTGACCTGGGACTTTTCCGTCGAAGAGCTGCAAGCCGCCAAGGTGAAGTAGCCCGCCGACAATCCGATGTATACCCAAGGCCCGGCTTATGCCGGGCCTTTTTCTGCACAGCCCCAAAAAAACATTCCACTTCGACAAACACCAGCTTTTTGCTAGGATGGCCTCATGCATATTGAACTGAAATGCTTTGCGACACTGAGTGGTTTTATGCCGGAGAACGCCGAAACCTATGAATTGTCGGACGGCTCCACCGTGCGTGATGTCCTTGCAAAACTCGGCATTCCGGAAGAGGACGTCAAAATAATATTCATCAACGGCACAAAACAGGAACTGCATAGCCCCTTATCCGACGGTGACCGTCTGGGCCTGTTTCCGGCAGTTGGCGGAGGTTGATTCGTGCCGAAAGATGTTCCTGACATGCAAGAGTCCCTGGCCGGCATGCTGCACACGCTGGCACGCGAGGTTCCTTCTCCCCGTGGAGGTTCGCTTTTTCTCCTCGCTCCCTCCCAGGTAGAGCACATCTCCCAAAGCGCACAATGGGATATGCTGGATGTGGAGCAGCAGGGGCTGGGGCAAGGAATCATACCGGAACGCTATGTCCGCAACATGGACGCCATTGACGTAGAAGAGCAACGAACGCTTCTGCAATCACGGATAGCGATGGTGGGTCTGGGAGGGCTGGGCGGCCACCTTTTGGAGCTTCTGGCCCGAACCGGAATCGGCACCATCGTTGCGGCTGACGGGGATGCATTTGAAGCCTCCAACTTAAATCGCCAGTTGTTGGCCACCAGCAACACCCTGCATCAGACCAAAGCCAGCGCCGCGCAGGAGCGTTGTCGGATCATCAATCCTGCCACGCGGCTACATGTATACGACACGTATCTTGACGAGGCTGGAATGCTGGAAATGACAGTAGGAGCAGATATTGTGGTGGACGCACTGGGAGAACTGGCCCCACGGCGCCTGTTGAGCCGCGTCTGCCGAAAACAAAACCTGCCTCTTATCGCGGGAGCATTGGCAGGCTGGAGCGGCTATGTGGCCTTGATCCGCCCGGGCGGTACGCATCCCGTGGAATTTATGGGCGGGGATGACTCCGCTGAAAAAAAACTGGGATGCCCTGGTCCCACGGTAGCGTTTGTGGCTTCGCTCATGGCCGCGGAAGTCATCAATACGCTTGTCGGTCGTCCGACTCTGGACGGTCGCATGCTGGCCCTGGATCTTCGACGGATGCAGTTTGAAACCGTCACCCTTTAAGCCCCGATTCTTGGCTGGTCAAAAAAGATGCAAGGCCTGCTCCGGCAAGGCCAGCCAAACATCCGCACCAGGGCGAAGACCCAACTCCAGACTCCGTCTCCGCGTGACAAAACATTCCAACGCCGCGCCATTGCACCGCAAATCCACAGCCACTTGAAACCCTTCCGTTGTCAACGAACGCACCGTGGCGGAGAAGCAATTTCCATATTCGCTTCGCAACTCCGGGCCGCCCACCACCGCATCCTCGGGACGGAAAGCGACATACGAGCCGCTTGAGGCATTGGCAGCACAACGCAGCTCCAACCCGCAAGCCTCCACAACGCCTTCCCGGCAACGAGCGTCCCAGACATTCCGCATCCCCACGAATTCCGCCACAAAACGATCCGCCGGCCGATGGAAAATATCCGCCACCGCGCCCTGCTGGACAACGCGCCCGTCCCGAATCACGGCCGCACGGTCCGCGAGGAAAAGCGCTTCATCAAAATCATGGGTCACCATAAGAAACGTGATGCCCATTTCACGATGCAGATCCTTGAGCATCTGCTTTACGCCGCGCCGGGAATTGGGATCCAGTGCGGAAAGCGGCTCGTCCAAAAGCAACACCTGCGGGCGCACCACCAGAGCACGGGCCAGCGCCACACGCTGTCGTTCCCCGCCGGAGAGTCCATGGAGCGAACGATCCAACAGGTGCGCAATTCCCAACAGCTCTGCCAATTCCTGAACCCGGCCTGCGTCCGCGTCACCATGATACCGTTGCCCAAAGGCAATGTTGCGCCGGACATTCAAATGCGGAAAAAGCGCATGATCCTGATAGACCATGCCCAGATTACGTTGCTCCGGAGGCAGCTTCGTAATGTCCTGCCCTTTTAGAAACACCCGCCCGGACCGCCCGGGCAACAATCCGGCCACGCTCTCCAACAGCACGGACTTTCCCGATCCCGTGGGACCGAGCAGAGCGAAAAACTCTTGTTCGCGAACATGCAGATTCACCTCCCGCAGACAAAAGCCCGGCAAGTCCACCCGCCAATCTTCAAGGACGATCAAGAGCCGCCTCCTCGCGCCGGGAAATAAGCCGCAGCAGCAGGAACAAAAAGAGGGAAACCGCGATCAGCCATACCGCCACGGGCTGGGAATATTTCAGTCCATACGCCGTGAATCGTTCGTAGATCATCACCGGAGCGACCATTGGGTGGTAGGCCACGATGATGACGGCACCGAACTCGCTGATGGCGCGGGCCATGCACATAATCACACCGCTCAGGATACTGCGCCAGGCCAACGGCAGCGTGACCCGCCAAAAAGCTTGCCAACCAGTGGCCCCAAGCGTTCGGGCCGCTTTTTCAAGCCGGACCGGAACGGATTGAAATCCCGCTTTGGCCGCATTCACATAAAATGGCAACCCCACAAAAACCAAGACAACAATAATACCCGTGACCGTACCCATGATCTGTACGCCAAGGCTTTGCAATGCCCGGCCCAACCAATGGTTACGCCCGGTCAATCCCAGAATGGCGATCCCCACCACTGGATGGGGGATCATGATGGGCAGGTCAATAAGGCTCTCCACCACTTTCCGGCCGGGGAATTCGCGACGCGCCAGCAGGTAGGCCAGGGGAGTGCCGAAGAGCAGTGAAATTCCTGCGGCCGCACCGGAAGCAAGCAAGCTGAGTCCCACAGCCCGCCGCACGTCCGCGTCGGCCAACGTCTCGCCCATGCTTTCGAGGCTCGGGGCAAATATCATCTGGGCCAATGGCAGCAGGATAAAAGCCATGATCGTGGCTCCAGCCGTCACGCTGAGCCAGAAAAACAAATCCACACGACCGCGTGAA is part of the Paucidesulfovibrio gracilis DSM 16080 genome and harbors:
- a CDS encoding ABC transporter ATP-binding protein, encoding MIVLEDWRVDLPGFCLREVNLHVREQEFFALLGPTGSGKSVLLESVAGLLPGRSGRVFLKGQDITKLPPEQRNLGMVYQDHALFPHLNVRRNIAFGQRYHGDADAGRVQELAELLGIAHLLDRSLHGLSGGERQRVALARALVVRPQVLLLDEPLSALDPNSRRGVKQMLKDLHREMGITFLMVTHDFDEALFLADRAAVIRDGRVVQQGAVADIFHRPADRFVAEFVGMRNVWDARCREGVVEACGLELRCAANASSGSYVAFRPEDAVVGGPELRSEYGNCFSATVRSLTTEGFQVAVDLRCNGAALECFVTRRRSLELGLRPGADVWLALPEQALHLF
- a CDS encoding ABC transporter permease yields the protein MHSRGRVDLFFWLSVTAGATIMAFILLPLAQMIFAPSLESMGETLADADVRRAVGLSLLASGAAAGISLLFGTPLAYLLARREFPGRKVVESLIDLPIMIPHPVVGIAILGLTGRNHWLGRALQSLGVQIMGTVTGIIVVLVFVGLPFYVNAAKAGFQSVPVRLEKAARTLGATGWQAFWRVTLPLAWRSILSGVIMCMARAISEFGAVIIVAYHPMVAPVMIYERFTAYGLKYSQPVAVWLIAVSLFLFLLLRLISRREEAALDRP
- a CDS encoding HesA/MoeB/ThiF family protein; this translates as MPKDVPDMQESLAGMLHTLAREVPSPRGGSLFLLAPSQVEHISQSAQWDMLDVEQQGLGQGIIPERYVRNMDAIDVEEQRTLLQSRIAMVGLGGLGGHLLELLARTGIGTIVAADGDAFEASNLNRQLLATSNTLHQTKASAAQERCRIINPATRLHVYDTYLDEAGMLEMTVGADIVVDALGELAPRRLLSRVCRKQNLPLIAGALAGWSGYVALIRPGGTHPVEFMGGDDSAEKKLGCPGPTVAFVASLMAAEVINTLVGRPTLDGRMLALDLRRMQFETVTL
- a CDS encoding aldehyde ferredoxin oxidoreductase family protein, with protein sequence MKILRINTRTREFTYEEPGKYLGLGGRALTSRLVKEEVPATCDALSADNKLVAAGGVLTGTAAANSGRLSVGAKSPLTGTIKESNTGGSFAQKLAKLGILALVLEDKPDDGAWFNILVTKDGVEIVETGDMLGLGTYDSMDKVRDRYGKKACGMIVGPAGEKLRRAASIQFSDPEGRPARAAGRGGLGAVMGSKQIKAIVLDDSGCSMVASADKDAFRAANKRWVEILKGHPVTSEGLPAFGTSILVNIINEAGALPTKNFRHGRFEHAADISGETIAETIKQRGGKTKHGCHPGCVIQCSQEYVDAAGKYLTSGFEYETVWGFGANTLIKDIDTIATLDRICDDMGLDTIDMGGALGVAMEGGAIEWGDGETCKELLRKVATDDDLAATIGDGTAATGKKLGVTRVPVVKGQSLPAYDPRAVKGVGVTYATTTMGADHTAGYAVCQNILKVGGDVNPLDKMGQVETSKNLQIATAALDAAGLCIFVAFAVLDAEDGVSTIADMVSAHIGQPFTVEDVVKLGTSVLEDEIDFNTAAGFTKDDDQLPAFFSEETLEPHGVTWDFSVEELQAAKVK
- a CDS encoding MoaD/ThiS family protein, whose amino-acid sequence is MHIELKCFATLSGFMPENAETYELSDGSTVRDVLAKLGIPEEDVKIIFINGTKQELHSPLSDGDRLGLFPAVGGG